In the Neodiprion virginianus isolate iyNeoVirg1 chromosome 2, iyNeoVirg1.1, whole genome shotgun sequence genome, TGGATCTGCCGACTCAACGACCATTTCCAACTCTACATTAATCGGATCTCCATTCTCGTCCAGGAACTCGCCATGCACGTGAGCCATGGCCTCTGCAAGGGCGTCAGGGCGGCTGTTCTCCTGTGAATCAGGTAATCGGATGGTTAGGAATTTAAAATGGCGAAATACTCTTGAATTCCGTACACTTAGGATAAGACTCACTTCTActtccattttcattttcttaggTACCGATTGGTTCTCATTTTCCTCCACTTCCTCGTGCTCCACTTCCGTGTCCATGTTCTTTGGGTCGAGTTCGGTCATTTCCAGGTCATCGTCGAGCCGTTCGATGACATACTCTATATCCTCATCATCGTCCTCTGTTGTTGCTTCCTCTATCTTGAAATTCCTGCCATGCTGTCAACGGACATATCAAATGGTAGTAAGACGTTAATTAATTCTGACAATTGCTGTTACAGCATCTGAAGAACATCTTCAAAGTCAATGCCCAATCCTGAGCTActaaatgaaattgaaattacttaaCATGTGGCAATTAAGTAAAACATTTCTGCacgtgttgaaaaaaagtgacTACATCCTTCTTTGATCTTCACGATCTTGCCACATACATGCAACCGATCGCTTTTAAAAAAGTAGCTGATAGTCAAGAGTCCTGACAGAAGAGTTCTTATCTCGTGCTTAAGGTGGGTCTCGTATACCTCGTAAACCTGGCGAGACAGTTTTTTTTGGAGCCGAACCTTGGCTGTAGagtttttcacttttgcaGTCTCATCTTTAGCCATTGCTTCTTTCTGGTGCACCATAGCACCCCTCTGATGTTTCATGGTACAAGTATGCTTCAGCAGCGATAGACGATGGGCATGAAGATTCTTTTTGCAATATGTGCAATATGCCCGGGTGGGTTGATCTGGTACAGCCGTCAACCACCCTAAAGaatcaaagaaaaacaaacttaCAGGTACCAGTAACATTCATAGTGAGGATACATCTGACATATTGAACAAGCTTTTCAATTAGTGgataatgaaatttcatctGAATTagtttatttacattttcgttaaaaaaaagtactgaTAACCAGTCTTCATAGTGTAGAAAAAGGAAATtctgagaaaagaaaaatatttcattttatgtCTCTCTCATTTATTGTTAGTCCACAGAGGTCTGATTAAGAAGAACTCTAAAAAATCGTAACAAAAAACCAAAAGGGCATCGTTTGTACTGTTATAGTTTCGAGTCTGTGCGCCGGATATCCTTGCTGCGCTGTGGATCatttgaaatgaatgaaaaatggaatgaaaatatattgtatccGTTTCCTATTTGCTCAATCATAATAGATCCGGCGAATTTTCGAACACAGCCAATGCAGGCTTGGGCAAGAGGGGGCTAGACGATGTAACTAGAATATGATGTATCTACAAGGAGTACACAGCGATTTGCGACGTGAGGATCGTTCGTACCTTTGAAGTCGGGCATCTGTTCCCATGCTTTTCTGTATCGTTGCGTGTAGACGCGAGTCTTGGCGTGACTGATTTTACCCGTCGGCGTGAGCTGCAGATGCAGTATTTCCTCTCTTTTCGGCGATCCCGATTTTTCGCTCTTGACGATTCGGCTGAGTTCGAAACTGCCCCGATTCATTCTTTGCAAAATACCCAAAATCGTAAAACGAAATAACTAAAAACTCTGGTTAGGTTGAGACGCGATAGTACACCGTCGTCGCCTAGTCCCGGACCCAACTCCCTAGCACATCGCAATGGCGAACGGCGTACTCGCTGCAACGGCAATCTAATCGAAGGTCAACAAAATGGCCGATCAAAGTATCAAGCGGGTTCGCGCGTAGCGTCGCCACGCGGCAAATTGCCGCGCAACTCCACTAAACCAGCGAGGTGCCTGAAGCGAGCCGTCGCAGCGCTGCCAACCCTAAAGATATTTCTTTAGATCTATAAAAATTAGAATCCgtgcaaagaaaaattgttttcttattAAGTAATATTGTCGTTTAGGTCGGAATCTGAAGCAAATCTGAAGTTCTCggataaaatttcaagagtGATAACGAAATCTCTACAGATGGTCTGTGAAATCGAAACAATAGACTAAAAATCAACTAATCGTGAggtttctgaaaaaatatgcaCCATAGCGACTGCAATTTTCGAACACACTTATTTGACATGTTGgtagttataaatatttaaaaaatgaaaacacatTATATAAGTAAAAGTTCCTCATATCTTTATACTTATAATTCAGATTGCAAGATATAAATCTGTCTATGTTATCTCGTTCagtaattatcattatatattTCTAGGAAAATTGCTCATACTATAAagcgaaaaaatgaaatataatacgTATTCCTGTATTTATTGAGTTCAATACCGTCAAaaatcacttttgaaaataagaaatataaagAATTACTGTTGCGCTATTAAGACATCGGAAGAAGTATTGTGGTGGCATTTAATTAAGAAATCTAAAGAATTGTTTTGGCGCCATTTAAAAAGATATTCGTCTGATAGGTTGGCAATGTTGCCCCACATTCGCGTTTTTCATGGCCCTGATTCAGTAGCGTCCTCAGACACGAAATAGATTTTCGGAACTAATTTTCTACGCACCCTGATGAGTAGTAAAATGCATGTCGGCAATCTGATAAACTTAATGTCTTGCAGGAAAGTTTAAGTTTGCAAAATctgttaattatttattcatgcTGCAGTGATATCATTTGTCAACGTTTGCGATTTGCTCAGTTTTTACCATTACAATGAAACTGCTATGGTAATTGTGCTCTGCATTATCCATTGCTTTCGTGATGCACCATCCGGCAGAGGATTAGTACGTTACCAACACgcattttattacttttcagGCACTTCGAAAATTAGTGCCATTTAAACATAGGGTTTTTCATCCGCCAGGATTTCGACCACCATATATACGTCTCGATGAAATGCTTCATGGACTGTATAAGTACAGGCgaatttcagtaaaatatgcactcattattattcaaatagAGGTGGTTTTAAATTAACATTAACAAACTTTAGCGTGTAACCCGGAATGTATTACACATTCAATGATTTAGAAATGTttatattttctataaaattgtAGGTAGATATCTACAGGAAACTCGCGATACATTACAATTTTCTTCTTAGTCACTGAAACCTTTTTCTGCAATAATCGGTAATGAATTTCGCGTTAattacgtttctttttttttaatatatagCACTATTGAAAGTATTCATACTTATAATATCCGCGATTTGTTACATTTTATGGCGTACATGACCTATTTCCGCAGGGTGTCGAGCAAACACACAGAATGAAAAGGGAAAGGAAATGAAGGGCTATCTGCTAAACGTTGCGTAATTGAAAACATCTGTGTTGCAAAAGCGGCAACAGGTCTACGAAGAGGAGAATCGGATGGAACAGCCAATTGTAGACCATAGACCAACGGTCGAAGGATAATACGCGCCATAATATATAAGAGAGCGCACAAATAGTAAGAAGTGGCCTCCTACCCTGCACACGGCATGAATATCAGGAAATCCTTACCATCCCCTCACACACAGACAGCAGGCGTGCAGGCACACTTAATCGCCATGTGCATGTGAAAGCAGGTACCGGCTCGCCGATGCACCGGCCGCAGAGGCACAGGCTGTCGGCAAAAAACGGCCTACAACCGACCGTTAGGACCATTTGAAACGGCCCTAACGGGGAGTCCTGCCCGATCCCCCCCCCCACCAAACCTGCTCGCTGCGTTCCAGTCCTCGCATTAATGCGGCGAAGAAACATTTCGAAGTTGATGCTGACGGCGGTGGTGTGTTGAATCTGGGAGTCGTAAAACAACGGCGTGTGTTATGAAGTTATGCGATAACGAAGCGTCACTGTTCGGCTAACGAAACGTAATCCGTCGTCCCGAGCTCGACGATAAGCAGTGCACATAATCCCATCCAATTGCAGCTGAGTATCGGAAATTCAACGGTGTACCTGAACAGGCGGGGAGGAGCAAGGCTCCGGAATTCCGAGGGAAAATCACGTTTTATTGTTAGTGGAAGTTGAAACAATGGGGCTTCACAGACTCGAGGCACATGCAGCAACTGGTGGATTTACAGTACCGCGAGTAAAGTGCAGTTGCGACGGCTAGCCGCAGAATTATCGGAATACACCCGGTTGGAATCAAGTTTGAATCTGAATCGAAATAATGGAATTAGTAACAGTCAACTCGGAGAATGAGCGGGCGGAATCAGAGAGCCGGAAAATGTATCGGGTAGAAACGTTCATAATACCGAAAGGAAATAAGGTGTTTTACTCTACGAAGGAACTTGACTTGGAATCTCACGACGACAAGGAGCAGCCGAACGATGTTGAGATGAAATTAAAGGAGCAGCAGTTGTCAGGGATCGACGAAAAGGGGCCGACGGCCAGCATTCCAGAAGCCCCGCAATCAAGGAATCCCAAAGACGGCTCGGAATTTGATCTTCAATACTCTCGGGAAAATCTTGTGGGGTTCAATTCATCCGAAAACGGTGTGAGGATGGGCGATGAGGAAGCAGTCGCGTATCTCGAGGAATCCCTTTGCTGTGGCGGCGGTAATCCTCATTCGGTGGAGGGACCGGAACGAGCCGCGAACGACTTCAAAGTGTCCGACGAAGGCGAGTTTGACCCGTTTCTCGGAATGAAATGTCTCGATTTTACCGAGGAAGAGCCGAGGAACATTGAGCGCTCTCGGTCTTACGACTTCCTGCCGTCCCAGCGGTCCGGTTCGGATCTTAAGTCGATAAAGGAGTCAAACTGCGAGACGACGCAGCCGGGATACGGAAGCTGTGAGGAGCTTTGCCACCACGGAAACAGGAATGGATGCACTGTGGTGGCGCAAAGTCCGAATAAGGTCAGCGAGGTCATCTTCAAGGAGAACTGGATGAAGAGGCTTGAACTGCTACGACGGCGGGTGTCGCTCATCAGGGACAAGGAAGTCATACTTCAGGAGCGCGAGCGGCTGCTGctaaagaaggaaaaagagcTCAGGATCCTCGAACGGCTTATCAAGGAGAAAATACAGCGCGCAGATTTGTATCTGAAGCGGTGCACGGCCAGGACCTGCCACAGCCTCGATGAGGACGAACTGGACTCGAGACCCTCGCCGCCACCGTATCCTGACAGACGAAGGATTCCTGGAGAAAACGAGATGAACCCGGTCGCGGATAATCGCGAAATTGGCTCAAGGGCCTCGAGTCGTTCCAATCGGTCGAAAGGATCCAGCAGCAATTCCGCGCGTTCGGAACCCTCGGTGAGCATCGGACATCAAGAGATCAGCAGGAGTTTGGTCTCGACAATAAATGCCGGGTTCAACGGCAAACCAATCTCCGAGGTGGATCGCTGCCGGTCGAAGTGGAGCGCTTATGCCAGCTGGCGATGCCGCGCGAAGCCCAAGGTCTGTTACGAAGACCTGGATTCAACGCTCTCCGCCGACATCGGCGACTCCTCGTTCGCTATCACCTCGAAGAAATTGGACCCCCGTCTCGTCCGCAGACCGCGAGGATTTGCGAGATCCGCAAGCGAACGGGGGCCGAAGAGTCCGCGGCCCAGAAGCCTCGACCTGGATGCCGACCGGCTGGAGTTTGAGAGTGGAAAAGTGCTGCGGAAGATAAGCGAGAATATATCCGCCGTTGTACTGAGCCAGGGCACGAGATTCCAGGATTACGGATCGATCGATAGGATACAAAAGCTGCCTGGCGATTCGACTACGGATGTCGCGGTGCTCAGGGTGGAAAATAAGGCTGATTGCGGCGGGCAGGATCAGATCAAGTCACGGACCAAAGAGAAGACCAGCTTCTGGAACGAGGAAGCGAGCGACTGGCTGCAGAAGAAGAGGCAGGCCTATAATTTAGCCAATAAGAGAATGGCGAACAGAGATTACGAGAACGATAAAGAGAACTTTGGGAAACCCCCGGCGAATAAAGAAAAGCCCGAGAAAATTCAGAAGCTGAAAAATgataagggaaaaaaattcacaatatttcGCTAGCCGACATTCTCTGATTGCgtataaatcattttcagagGGGTGTTGATGGAACGGTTATTAAACGTTACTTTAGAAAGCTTGTGCTGATCGTGCGATATGTGTTTCATTGATAGAAACACCCGAAATAAGATTTACAATTatgttcataaaaatattgatagaaattctcaatttgtaaaaatttgatattctaTATACACAGAGGTGAAATAAAACTGTTAGATAAACTTCCTCTGTGATGAGAATTGTGTACCGATATTTCACTGCCAATCTTAACTAATTCAGGTCATTAGAAGTAAGAAAGAACTCATGAAAATATCGTTTCATTATCTCCGCTCTTTCtctttattataataaatcatCATGCTACGGTAACCAATATActtatatttcaattcatgGCCATGACGGAGGTTCGCCAGGCGCAAGTGTTCTGCCATAGAGCGCAGATTTATCTCTGAAGCGTGTCATTCTCAGGGATTCCTGACGGTCTATCCAGGAGCCAAAGGCATACCCAGTTAAGGGCACAACCATTAGTAGAAATTCACGGGTAAATCCTAAAATAGCCATTCTTGTTCTTTGTCTGTACTAATGTAGCTCCTCGCTGTTTAGTGCCGCCAGACGTTCTCTCTCCGCTATTTTCCACTTCCTGGTGTGATTCCAGTCCAAGAATATTGACGAAGCTGCAATCGTTGGGAAGATGACGACAGCTGCGTAACGACTTATTAGTTTACGGATAGATATTTTACCAGGAGTTGCCATCAATCTGAAAAACATCATTAGCATAGGTTAGCATATTTTGTGGATCAGGTTAGTTTAGGTCAAGtcaaattctaattttttttcgtgttatGTAACATCTCGCAAGTATTAAATCAGTTGCAAAGAAAAGGTTTAATCTAGTTTGTATAATTACACGGATCTTCCGCAGATTTTTATCGCCTATATAGCTGTGGAATAGCTTTCCGTaaggttgaaaattgaatggCAAAGTGTGGAAAAGAGTTTGGTTTAGGTTAACAGCCGACATCTAGGATTCATGAAGCAAACGGAAATGACCCTGTGTATGATATCCGAGGGCTTATATAAATCTGAGTGGTGTTCTTTAAAGATTTTATCGGTCTGGCGGTGAATGTCATACAGACAAGTTAGGCTGACAAAGTTTACCTTCAAGCCCATATCCTGATAAAAATTAAGACAGCACTCAGCACTTTGGAGCTCTGAAcgttttctttcgtttttcttgATCGATTCACTCTCTCGAAATAACAGCTAACAGTATCGATTGTCGTAATGTACACTGCTGGTGCATTTTGGAACACAAGTTAAGCCTTGTATCCAAGTCGATTATGCGGCGACAAAGGGGTGGCTGTCTTAAATCCTCAGGTCTATGGTTCTGTGTCGTCAGggaatttttgagaaaaaaaactgtgcaGGGGgataaaagagaagaaaaaaactttgctTCTGAGTATGTTACACTTTTTTGTGCATATCCAACGATATCCATAACAGTAAGAACACAAATTCGTATGGACGCGGGTccgaagaaatttttgatgGAGACGCGACTTGAAGTAAACAAATAGCTATAGACAAAGTATCGAAATATCGAAGCTAGGCAAATGGCGCGGCGAATCATGTATGTGTTTGTTGTCCGCGAGCGCAGGGGGTATTTCGTCTAGTGCTGCAATACAGAGCAACAATAAACGAATTTCTAATATTGAAAGCAAGCCGTGAAGGTGATCCATCGTTTTCGACGTACTGATGTCTAATATGCCGCGGATCACTTACTCACTGTCACAGCACGTGACAAGCCACATTTATCTCTAAGCTTCATGATCTTAAAATCGAGTTGGAGGTTAGGGATAGAACGTGCCGGTGGTGAACTAGCTTGCCCACTTGCAAGCAGCATTGTTGTTGCGTTAAATCGGCAAATTAATTCGGTTGAGATGCGTGGGGTATTATCCAATGTTGTTGGATTTTCATCGGACTTAAATATTATGATTAAGCTCATTTTCTTACACATCTCAACACGTTTGTTGCCATCGTCGTGATAATAATAGTGAGGAGAATCGACTATCAAGTTCGTAACggaaataaaacaaagaaatttcGTTACTGagttgataagaaaaaaagccGATGTATATAaacgtgtatataataataatatgttttcGAGGGTATTCATAGTTAGACTTGTACGATCAAGTTTCGGGTGTAAACgcgataagaaaatatttaaccCGACTCGGTTTTATCACTGGGCAGATGCCGAGGATGAAAACGCTGTACCGCTCGTTCAAATTAAAAAGGTGATTAAAACTGCGGCTTTAAACTATGTGGACGGTCATGCCTGTATCACCATGGACTGCCCTATCTGTGCCGGCGCAAAACGCAAAGACCAGCCCAAAGTCTTCATCAACAAAACAACGGGTCGGTTATTCATACATCAATCAGAATTTTATGACTTAAAATATAGATGATTCGGCTGCATTCACatggttttgaaattttaacaacCTTCAGCTACCTCACAATATTAGCAAATCGTTTCTTTCTCTGGTCCGAAGGTATCAAATTGATATATCCCGCGCAAATGTCTCGTCAATTTATCCGATTGGTCAGCCTGGTCAATGTGTCATGGCGGCTTATAGTTATTTAAATCATTTGAATACGAATCACTGATTCGTGCGGGCGGCGTCGTTTTGAAAGAGCGCGAATCGCGATCCAGTGGAATCggattcgaaaaatattgtaagaCAATGTCGTGAgtaatttatctttttttgttgcttttaGGATTTTTCCTATGTGACAATTGCCGACACTCGGGACCGTGGAgtattattgaaaagtttttgacTCCGAGAAAAAGCGGAAAGATAGTAAAGGAGCTAGCAGCTTTCAAGGAGACTTTACCCATCAAACAAGATTTCAAAGGTAAATGGGACGAACTCAAGGCCACATGTCAACTAGTCACAAACCTCACCGACGATGAATACCAAAATATGTTGCAGCATCTTGGAATCCCTGTAAGTTTCTCTGTGATTTGAATTACTGGACATCCAGAACCTCCATAAAGTTTGGATGTCATCATACTGATTAAATTACAACAAATTTCAGCCAGTTCCGAAAGAGACATTGTCAATTCTGAACTGCGTGTACAGCCTTTCGACGAAGACGCTATATCTACCTCTGACGGACTCAAGCAGCAATGTAGCAGGCTACAAGTCTGTGACTGAGGAGTCAGAGGACACGACACCGGCGGCAAAGGCTGGTGGCGTGATAATCTACAAACAGAAGGGAGCAAAGACTGATTCAAATAGTCATGCCGTTGTGGTTCCGAGTGTCCGTGACCTGCTCGCGTTAATTTCTCAGCGGGCAGCTACCCATATTGTCTGTCTTCCCCATGAACTAAAAAACCTACCCCAGCAAGCCCTCCCGATCTTTGAAAACTACAAGAAGCTCGTTCTGTGGTTTGGGAACGACGAGACTAGTTGGGACACAGCCAGGAATTTTGCGAAAAAGCTAGATGAGAAACGTTGCTTCTTTGTACGCCCAACTGGTGCTCAGCCTGACCCCAAAACCGCGGCATATCTTGGCCACGATCTTAAAAGCATACTGCAAAACGCACAGCCTATATGGCACAAAAGTATCACGACGTTTCAGAGCCTGAGACAGGACGTTCTCAGTGACCTTCAGAATATTGATCGTGTTCAGGGAGTCAAGTGGAAAAGGTATCCAACCCTGAACAGGATACTTAAAGGCCACAGGAAAGGAGAATTCACCGTTTTGACTGGCCCCACGGGTAACTGCGAAGAGCTATTCATTACTTTTGTTGAGTCCATGGTTCTTGGAATTTTATGTGATTGGGTTTGttcatgagaaaaaaatttttgtcatgaGTTTCATGAAATCTAGTCAGAACACCTTTGAATAGAGACTCCTACACATATAGCATCAAAATTCTATCCCTGTGATGAActtacaaaaataattgacgaccacttcattttcttttgttaCTATGCAATTCCTGTAGTAGAAATCTTGCAGGTAGCGGGAAGACGACATTCATGAGCGAATACTCGTTAGACCTTGCTATGCAAGGAGTGAACACACTGTGGGGTAGTTTTGAGATACGAAACGCAAGATTAGCGAGGACTATGTTACAGCAGATGGCCGGTATGCCTTTGGATGTAAATCTCGACCTCTTCGACACATACGCtgacgaatttgaaaaacttccAATCTACTTCATGACTTTCCACGGTCAGCAGAGCGTGAAAGTGGTCATGGAGGTTTGTACAATTCCAAAGTTGGGGTAATcagcaattttcaaagaacTAACTTTAAACATAAATACTGATACATTATTGCTTTTCAGGCCGTTGAGCACGCAACATACGTTCACGATATCGCGCATGTCATAATCGACAACGTGCAATTTATGATGGGTATATCAGACGAGCAGAAACACATGGACAGATTTTGG is a window encoding:
- the LOC124296902 gene encoding NADH dehydrogenase [ubiquinone] 1 beta subcomplex subunit 1 codes for the protein MAILGFTREFLLMVVPLTGYAFGSWIDRQESLRMTRFRDKSALYGRTLAPGEPPSWP
- the LOC124296891 gene encoding mitochondrial DNA helicase isoform X1, with amino-acid sequence MFSRVFIVRLVRSSFGCKRDKKIFNPTRFYHWADAEDENAVPLVQIKKVIKTAALNYVDGHACITMDCPICAGAKRKDQPKVFINKTTGFFLCDNCRHSGPWSIIEKFLTPRKSGKIVKELAAFKETLPIKQDFKGKWDELKATCQLVTNLTDDEYQNMLQHLGIPPVPKETLSILNCVYSLSTKTLYLPLTDSSSNVAGYKSVTEESEDTTPAAKAGGVIIYKQKGAKTDSNSHAVVVPSVRDLLALISQRAATHIVCLPHELKNLPQQALPIFENYKKLVLWFGNDETSWDTARNFAKKLDEKRCFFVRPTGAQPDPKTAAYLGHDLKSILQNAQPIWHKSITTFQSLRQDVLSDLQNIDRVQGVKWKRYPTLNRILKGHRKGEFTVLTGPTGSGKTTFMSEYSLDLAMQGVNTLWGSFEIRNARLARTMLQQMAGMPLDVNLDLFDTYADEFEKLPIYFMTFHGQQSVKVVMEAVEHATYVHDIAHVIIDNVQFMMGISDEQKHMDRFWKQDAVVAAFRTFATKFNCHVTLVIHPRKERDADDLTTSSIFGGAKASQEADNILIIQDKRLTSVRGKKYLQVAKNRYSGDLGVMMMDFDKASLSYAPKRKSKTEADQVAAASDREDSNAS
- the LOC124296891 gene encoding mitochondrial DNA helicase isoform X2 → MLQHLGIPPVPKETLSILNCVYSLSTKTLYLPLTDSSSNVAGYKSVTEESEDTTPAAKAGGVIIYKQKGAKTDSNSHAVVVPSVRDLLALISQRAATHIVCLPHELKNLPQQALPIFENYKKLVLWFGNDETSWDTARNFAKKLDEKRCFFVRPTGAQPDPKTAAYLGHDLKSILQNAQPIWHKSITTFQSLRQDVLSDLQNIDRVQGVKWKRYPTLNRILKGHRKGEFTVLTGPTGSGKTTFMSEYSLDLAMQGVNTLWGSFEIRNARLARTMLQQMAGMPLDVNLDLFDTYADEFEKLPIYFMTFHGQQSVKVVMEAVEHATYVHDIAHVIIDNVQFMMGISDEQKHMDRFWKQDAVVAAFRTFATKFNCHVTLVIHPRKERDADDLTTSSIFGGAKASQEADNILIIQDKRLTSVRGKKYLQVAKNRYSGDLGVMMMDFDKASLSYAPKRKSKTEADQVAAASDREDSNAS